TCAGAGGCGTGCTCCCGTTGAGGCCATTGCATGAAATGGCTCAAACAGAAGACATATTGGTGTTCGAGTTGCTTACTATTGAGATGAAATAGTTCGGCAACCAGCTTGCAGCTTATAGGCTTGGAATCCAGGAGTTCCGTTTTAAAAAAAGCGCGAATTCCTCTGTCATCCGCGTACCTGTTGCTACCATTTTCCAATCCCTGCTTACATTTTTGCCAGTAGCCTCATTGAGCCACTTCCTACGCTTGATCTTAAGATAGCAGGGCTTGCCGCGAAGAGGAAAATCTTGAATGGAAACCTCATCAAAGAATCCTTTGGAGGTCAATTTATCTCCTTTGAACTGCTGAGGGTGGATATTCTTCTCTTCCAAATAAATGAAATACGTTTTATCCTTTAGCCTCATGGACACTACTTCGAAATAATCCAACATACCCTCAGGTAACAACAGACTCAATAACTCCTTTTCCAATGCTTTTTTCTAGCAAAGAAAATTAATTATGACTTATTGACCCCCAGAAATACCTACTGATCCGTTTTCGAGATCAGTAGGTATTGAAGGAGTAACCCGCTTCCCTCAACTTAATGGCTGCTTCCATTACTTATCACGACTTTGGGGGCATGTAGTAATAGTAATCTGATTGTAAGTCACATTGACTTGTACTTGACTTTGTTTGGTTAAATTTACCTTTTGATAAAAATTAAAAATTCATGGCGATAGAAATAGGAACGGTTCGTAAGCTGTCTAATTTGGCTAGACTTGAGTTGTCAGAGGATCAAGAACTCAAAATGAGTAAGGATTTAGGTGATATATTGGAATGGGTAGAGCAATTGGAAGAGGTAGATACGGAGAATGTGGATGCCTTGGGCAATGTGAATGAGGATGAGGTGCCTTTGCGAGGGGATGTTGCTGATAACTTTTTCGAAAATGGAGAAACCACAAAGAATGCTCCTGAGAGCACTGATAATTATTTCGTGGTTCCTAAAGTTTTAAGTTGATCACATGGGGGATTACTGTTTTTGGAACGGTTGGGGTCGAGCTCAACAGTGTTTTTTTTTTCTTGCTTTGTTTTTATTGGTCAGTATCGAAATAGTATCGGTATATGTAGATGTAATGGATTTCTCCATTTTCTTTACTTGGCTGTCTAGCGGGGGTATTGCTTCTTTGGACTTTCCAGTTTACTCCAGTCATTCGACGGTTTTGGAGGGAGTAGTTTCTGGTGAAGTGTCTTTGATCTTGCAAAAGGCCAAAGCTAGCTATGAGTTGCTCTCAGATTTTTGGGTGTTTGGGTTTGCCGTGCTGGTTTACCTAGCACTAGCCTTTGGACTAGCAGTTGTTAGTACATTTAACCGCTTTTGGTTTGTGATAGCTATGGGGGTGCTTGTTTTATTGGTGTCTTTAAGTGGTGTTTCTGGCTTAGGTCTGTTTGGAGTGGGGCCTGAAGTGGTCATCGGTGGGCTATCTGTATTACTTATAGCGTTGACATATTATTACCAATCCGTTCGGGTCGATGTCCCGTTCATTTATAGAGTACTGAGTTATTGTACCTTGTTTAGTCTTGTCTCGTGCGTGATCGTATTTTCATCGGTGATGCCGCGGCCTTTGCTTTTGTTGTCTTATGATGCCTATTGGCTAGGATTAATTTTTTCTATAGCTTTTAGTTTATTGGTAGGTCATGAGGTAGTCTACGCTATATTGGTGGTGGCAACACGGAGTATGAAGGGAGATGACTCGAAAGAAAGCGGTATTCATTTTATTGTTTTTTCATTAATCTATTTACTCAATGTCGGTCTACTTTTTATGCGTAATTCCGGCTATATCAATTGGGATATTTATTATCTGAATCCAACTCTTCTGTTGGCAATGTCTGCTTTGTTGGGTGTTTGGGGGCTTAAGGACCGTGAGGTGTTGTATAAGGGGATAATGCCCTTCATGCCCTTTGCCCTAATAATGTACTTTTCTTTGGCGGTCGTTTGCTTTGTTACGATTTTATTTCTGTCTTTTTCTGGGAATGATCCAGCTCTGGAAGTCATTGAAGACGCGATAGTTTTCGGGCATCTTGGTTTTGGAGGAATGTTCTTTATTTATGTTCTGGTCAACTTTATCACCTTATTGCTCAAAGGACTCCCAATCTACAAAGTGGTTTTTAAAGAAGATAATTTCCCCTATGCAACGTCTAAACTGGCGGGATTGATCATTGTATCAGCTCTTTTCTTTGCTTCGAATTATGCCGCATTCAATCAAGCTGTCTCAGGTTATTTTAATGGATTGGGAGATATGAACTTGAGTTTGGGTGAATATAGCAAGGCCAAGGAGTACTATAGACGAGGGGCTATTTATGGCAATATGCTGGCGCATTCCAATCGTAATCATAGGTCCAATTTTATGTATGCAGAGTTATTGGAGGATCACTCCGAACGAAGTGTGTGGTATAAAAGTGCGACTCAGAAAAATCCTACGGAAGAGGCTTTTGTTAATTTGGGTGTTAGTTATGAGTCCAATAATCAATTCTTTGATGCCATTTTTGCATACCAGGAGGGTCTCAAAGAATTTCCGGATAGTTGGGCGTTGAGAAACAATCTGGCGATGCTTTATTTGAAAACGAATGTTGAGGATTCCGTAATCTATCATATGAAGCACCCTAACAATGCGAATGCTTGGCAGAGCGGAGTTATGGAAGCTAATTTGCTAGGGGCGTATACGCGGCACGATAGAGAGGTGGATTTTGAATTGCAGTATCTTGATAGAATTGATGTACAGACGAACGCGATTGCCAACAAAGTGGCTATTCAAAAGGAGTCAGATATAGATGATGTACTAGAATCTCTCGATCTGCAATTGAATTTGTTCTCGTTTGCCTATCTAAAAAATGTGGGAATGTCAGAGTGGCGTGGGCAAGGGACGTATTATCTTGACCATATAGATTCTTTTTTAGAGGAACCAGCGAATGATGCTTATTACGCCTCATTGGTATGGATCAAAGCACTAAATCTGTACGAGCGAGGAGATGTTGCTGGTGCTTATGGCGTGATGCATGTACTCGCGAGTAGAGTAGAGGATAAGGTTCCTTATGTAGAGATGTTGCTTGGGAAGTGGAGCATGGAGCAAGATGCTCCTTTGTTGGCAGCTCGGTGCTTTGAAAGAGCAAGAGAAAACGGGTATCCTGTGTCTACAGCAGACTTGGCGCAAGCCTATGCACAGACTGAACGAGCTTCTGTGGGACAATATTTGTTGTACAAGGAGCGGGAAGATAATAGTACTGATGCAGTGTATGCGACGAAGTTAGAGGCATTGGAGTTGGCTCTGCGTGAAGGAAAAGATACTTGGCCGAGGGAGGAAGATATGTTTGTCAGAGGGAAGGAGTCCTTGAGGAAAGCT
The DNA window shown above is from Reichenbachiella sp. 5M10 and carries:
- a CDS encoding transposase, which translates into the protein MEKELLSLLLPEGMLDYFEVVSMRLKDKTYFIYLEEKNIHPQQFKGDKLTSKGFFDEVSIQDFPLRGKPCYLKIKRRKWLNEATGKNVSRDWKMVATGTRMTEEFALFLKRNSWIPSL
- the gatC gene encoding Asp-tRNA(Asn)/Glu-tRNA(Gln) amidotransferase subunit GatC — encoded protein: MAIEIGTVRKLSNLARLELSEDQELKMSKDLGDILEWVEQLEEVDTENVDALGNVNEDEVPLRGDVADNFFENGETTKNAPESTDNYFVVPKVLS
- a CDS encoding M48 family metallopeptidase, translated to MDFSIFFTWLSSGGIASLDFPVYSSHSTVLEGVVSGEVSLILQKAKASYELLSDFWVFGFAVLVYLALAFGLAVVSTFNRFWFVIAMGVLVLLVSLSGVSGLGLFGVGPEVVIGGLSVLLIALTYYYQSVRVDVPFIYRVLSYCTLFSLVSCVIVFSSVMPRPLLLLSYDAYWLGLIFSIAFSLLVGHEVVYAILVVATRSMKGDDSKESGIHFIVFSLIYLLNVGLLFMRNSGYINWDIYYLNPTLLLAMSALLGVWGLKDREVLYKGIMPFMPFALIMYFSLAVVCFVTILFLSFSGNDPALEVIEDAIVFGHLGFGGMFFIYVLVNFITLLLKGLPIYKVVFKEDNFPYATSKLAGLIIVSALFFASNYAAFNQAVSGYFNGLGDMNLSLGEYSKAKEYYRRGAIYGNMLAHSNRNHRSNFMYAELLEDHSERSVWYKSATQKNPTEEAFVNLGVSYESNNQFFDAIFAYQEGLKEFPDSWALRNNLAMLYLKTNVEDSVIYHMKHPNNANAWQSGVMEANLLGAYTRHDREVDFELQYLDRIDVQTNAIANKVAIQKESDIDDVLESLDLQLNLFSFAYLKNVGMSEWRGQGTYYLDHIDSFLEEPANDAYYASLVWIKALNLYERGDVAGAYGVMHVLASRVEDKVPYVEMLLGKWSMEQDAPLLAARCFERARENGYPVSTADLAQAYAQTERASVGQYLLYKEREDNSTDAVYATKLEALELALREGKDTWPREEDMFVRGKESLRKAQEVALSAPELVETMYLELGEKNPFYEPGVLAAAEYFNQERKDPDQAYGILLQAITINEFSAELLMGYIEQCLAMGLTSYAESAVVRLVDVLSPQEFEAYEVRFEEQKANAEASLNTWE